From one Solanum lycopersicum chromosome 12, SLM_r2.1 genomic stretch:
- the LOC138340388 gene encoding secreted RxLR effector protein 161-like: MILNEAKSNDTHIGTITKLDKDEPGSPFNDTIYRGMIGSLQYLTAIRPDIVFSVGLCAMFQSCPKESHLKAVKRILRYLKGTMNLVLWYPTGDSFDLKGFADADYAGHMVDRKITSGMAHFLGPCLISWATRKQNSVALSTAEAEYVAAASCCAQLLWIKQHLKDFGIEIGCIPILCDNASAMNMAKNPVQHKRTKHIDVRHHFLRDNVEKGNIVMEFCKTENQVADIFTKALGRESFHKNRLELGLIFLD; the protein is encoded by the coding sequence ATGATATTGAATGAAGCTAAGTCAAATGACACCCATATTGGGACAATAACAAAGCTTGATAAAGATGAACCTGGTTCACCATTCAATGACACTATATATAGAGGTATGATTGGATCACTCCAATATCTCACTGCCATCAGACCTGATATAGTGTTCAGTGTTGGTCTATGTGCAATGTTTCAGTCTTGTCCAAaggaatcacatctaaaagctGTCAAGAGAATCTTGAGATATTTGAAAGGCACAATGAACCTGGTTCTCTGGTATCCAACTGGTGACTCTTTTGATCTAAAGGGATTTGCTGACGCAGATTATGCAGGACATATGGTTGATAGAAAAATTACCTCTGGTATGGCACACTTTTTAGGACCATGTTTAATATCTTGGGCAACTAGAAAACAAAATTCAGTGGCTCTATCTACTGCAGAGGCTGAGTATGTTGCAGCTGCTTCATGTTGTGCCCAACTTCTTTGGATAAAACAGCATCTTAAAGACTTTGGTATAGAAATAGGTTGTATTCCTATTCTATGTGATAACGCAAGTGCTATGAACATGGCCAAAAACCCAGTTCAACACAAGCGCACCAAACACATagatgttagacatcactttcttcgtgataatgttgaaaaaggaaacatagtAATGGAGTTTTGCAAAACTGAGAATCAAGTTGCTGACATTTTCACCAAGGCACTAGGAAGAGagtcatttcataaaaatagaCTTGAGTTAGGGCTCATCTTTTTAGATTGA